The following coding sequences are from one Fusobacterium simiae window:
- a CDS encoding AbrB/MazE/SpoVT family DNA-binding domain-containing protein, which translates to MTLLSTISKWGNGQGIRLPKTLLDLLKWENNDKLEIIVEDENIRIKKITPSKKRKNIKELFANYEKEYKTQEIDWGEPEGKEIW; encoded by the coding sequence ATGACACTATTAAGTACAATTTCTAAATGGGGAAATGGGCAAGGAATAAGATTACCAAAAACACTTTTAGATCTTTTAAAATGGGAAAATAATGATAAATTAGAAATAATTGTAGAAGATGAAAATATAAGAATTAAAAAAATAACTCCATCAAAAAAAAGAAAAAATATTAAAGAACTTTTTGCTAATTATGAAAAAGAATATAAAACACAAGAAATTGATTGGGGAGAACCAGAAGGTAAAGAAATATGGTAA
- a CDS encoding type II toxin-antitoxin system PemK/MazF family toxin codes for MVKQGDIIKINFNPQAGHEQAGYRPAVIVSNDFFNKKTNLTIVCPITNTISDFPLHVKLDERTTTTGVILCEYLKALDINKRTYKIIEPLPKDILEQVIDIIFAEIEIEN; via the coding sequence ATGGTAAAACAAGGTGATATAATTAAAATAAATTTTAATCCTCAAGCTGGACATGAACAAGCTGGTTATAGACCAGCTGTTATAGTAAGTAATGATTTCTTTAATAAAAAAACAAATTTAACTATTGTTTGTCCTATTACTAATACTATCAGTGATTTTCCACTTCATGTAAAATTAGATGAAAGAACAACTACAACAGGTGTTATTCTATGTGAATATTTAAAAGCATTAGATATAAATAAAAGAACATATAAAATTATAGAACCCTTACCCAAAGATATTTTAGAACAAGTTATTGATATTATATTTGCAGAAATTGAAATTGAAAATTAA
- the citX gene encoding citrate lyase holo-[acyl-carrier protein] synthase, whose protein sequence is MQGIEVGIDEVLLSREKRVAIQNEMIKKYNLPVISFTMNIPGPIKTNNEIKNAFDIGKNLILEKLKENNIEILEIQELNENTGNELFVSANSSAEKIKDITVTIEENSELGRLFDIDVIDVDFEKLSRKSFRKCLICEEQAQECGRSRKHSVEDLQKKVEEILSKGAN, encoded by the coding sequence ATGCAAGGTATAGAAGTTGGAATTGATGAAGTTCTCTTAAGTCGTGAAAAAAGAGTAGCTATACAAAATGAAATGATAAAAAAATATAATTTACCTGTAATATCTTTTACTATGAATATTCCAGGTCCAATTAAAACAAATAATGAAATAAAAAATGCTTTTGATATTGGAAAAAATTTAATCTTAGAAAAATTAAAAGAAAATAATATAGAAATTTTAGAAATTCAAGAACTTAATGAAAATACTGGAAATGAATTATTTGTTTCTGCTAATTCATCAGCTGAAAAGATAAAAGATATCACTGTTACTATTGAGGAAAATTCAGAACTAGGAAGATTGTTTGATATAGATGTTATTGATGTAGATTTTGAAAAGTTATCAAGAAAATCTTTTAGAAAATGTTTAATTTGTGAGGAACAGGCTCAAGAATGTGGCAGAAGTAGAAAGCACTCTGTTGAGGACTTACAAAAGAAAGTAGAAGAAATATTGAGTAAGGGAGCTAATTAA
- the citC gene encoding [citrate (pro-3S)-lyase] ligase, whose product MTISKIYPNDKRSLKLIDELLAKEEIRKDANLDYTCAMFDDDMNIIATGSCFKNTLRCLAVDNSHQGEGLMNQIVTHLVDYEFSRGLTHLFLYTKNKSMKFFKDLGFFEIVNIENQIVFMENKRTGFSDYLDNLKKDMKEGKNIASLIMNANPFTLGHQYLVEKASSENDVLHLFIVSDDSSLVPFEVRKKLVIEGTKHLKNICYHETGDYIMSSATFPSYFQKDEVAVIESQANLDIEVFTKIAKVLNINRRYVGEEPNSLVTNIYNQTMLKKLPENNIECIVVPRKKYSDNVISASTVRQIIKNGNLEDLKNLVPETTYNYFLSDEAKAVIDKIRSQDNVVHY is encoded by the coding sequence ATGACTATTTCAAAAATATACCCAAATGATAAAAGAAGTCTTAAATTAATAGATGAGTTATTAGCCAAAGAGGAAATTAGAAAAGATGCTAATTTAGATTATACTTGTGCTATGTTTGATGATGATATGAATATTATTGCAACTGGAAGTTGTTTTAAAAATACTTTGAGATGCCTTGCTGTTGACAATTCTCATCAAGGTGAAGGGCTTATGAATCAAATTGTTACTCACCTTGTAGATTATGAATTTTCAAGAGGTTTAACTCATTTATTTTTATATACAAAAAATAAATCTATGAAATTTTTTAAAGATTTAGGTTTTTTTGAAATTGTAAATATAGAAAATCAAATTGTATTTATGGAAAATAAAAGAACTGGTTTTTCTGATTATTTAGATAATCTTAAAAAAGATATGAAAGAGGGTAAAAATATAGCTTCTCTTATTATGAATGCTAATCCTTTTACTTTGGGACATCAATATTTGGTTGAAAAAGCTTCAAGTGAAAATGATGTACTACATCTATTTATAGTTAGTGATGATAGTAGTTTAGTTCCTTTTGAAGTTAGAAAAAAACTTGTTATTGAAGGAACTAAGCATTTAAAAAATATATGTTATCATGAAACAGGAGATTATATAATGAGTAGTGCAACATTCCCAAGTTATTTTCAAAAAGATGAAGTTGCTGTAATAGAAAGTCAGGCCAATTTAGATATTGAAGTTTTTACTAAGATTGCTAAGGTTTTAAATATCAATAGGCGTTATGTAGGAGAAGAGCCTAATAGTTTGGTAACAAATATCTATAATCAAACTATGTTAAAAAAATTACCAGAAAATAATATAGAATGTATAGTAGTACCTAGAAAAAAATATTCTGATAATGTTATAAGTGCTTCAACAGTTAGGCAAATAATAAAAAATGGAAATTTAGAAGATTTAAAAAATCTTGTTCCAGAAACTACTTATAATTATTTTTTAAGTGATGAAGCAAAGGCTGTTATAGATAAAATTCGTTCACAAGATAATGTTGTTCATTACTAA
- a CDS encoding LysR family transcriptional regulator, translating to MTERDFEILEVLNKTKNITHAADLLYINQSALSKRIIAIEEELGVTLMIRSRQGIHFTSEGEKVLHYTQEAKKQLELMRIDLKEGSKVVSGTLKAGISINYSQYNLPQILSEYKKKFPNVTTHITTEYSRNIFLKIANGEVDIAVVRGEFPWNENKILLEEENICLIYNNQDIGKDLSDFQYIGRRTDITFEREMAQWLRENDLKIKKDGIYVDNINTCVEMVNQGLGWAIVPEICLKNFKGQIKPLVFKNGEAFTRSTYLLYSNSVSKLPQVREFIKIIQNRK from the coding sequence ATGACTGAAAGAGATTTTGAAATTTTAGAAGTTTTAAATAAAACTAAAAATATAACTCATGCAGCAGATTTACTCTATATAAACCAATCTGCTCTATCAAAAAGAATAATAGCTATTGAAGAAGAACTTGGAGTAACCCTTATGATTCGTTCAAGGCAAGGAATACATTTTACATCAGAGGGAGAAAAAGTTTTACACTATACCCAAGAGGCAAAAAAACAATTAGAACTTATGAGAATAGATTTAAAAGAAGGAAGTAAAGTTGTTTCAGGAACATTAAAAGCTGGTATTTCAATTAATTATTCACAATATAATTTACCTCAAATTTTAAGTGAATATAAGAAAAAATTTCCTAATGTAACAACACACATCACAACAGAATATAGTAGAAATATATTTTTAAAAATTGCGAATGGAGAAGTTGATATTGCTGTTGTAAGAGGAGAGTTTCCTTGGAATGAAAATAAGATTTTACTTGAAGAAGAAAATATCTGTCTTATCTATAACAATCAAGATATAGGAAAAGATTTATCAGATTTTCAATATATTGGGAGAAGAACAGATATAACCTTTGAAAGAGAAATGGCTCAGTGGTTAAGAGAAAATGATTTAAAAATAAAAAAAGACGGAATATATGTAGATAATATAAATACCTGTGTTGAAATGGTAAATCAAGGGCTTGGCTGGGCAATAGTTCCAGAGATATGTTTAAAAAATTTTAAAGGACAAATTAAACCTTTGGTATTTAAAAATGGAGAGGCTTTCACTCGTTCAACTTATCTATTGTATTCAAATTCTGTATCAAAATTACCACAAGTTAGAGAGTTTATAAAAATCATTCAAAATAGAAAATGA
- the citD gene encoding citrate lyase acyl carrier protein — protein MEIKKVALAGTLESSDVQVTVEPFNKGVNFSLESSVMNQYGQQIKDTVLETLDRLGVKNVKINVIDKGALDCTIKARVECAVLRACEASDKNIAWGGMIK, from the coding sequence ATGGAAATTAAAAAAGTTGCTCTTGCTGGAACTTTGGAATCTAGTGATGTACAAGTTACTGTTGAACCTTTTAATAAAGGAGTCAATTTTTCATTAGAAAGTAGTGTTATGAATCAATATGGTCAACAAATTAAAGATACAGTATTAGAAACTCTTGATAGATTAGGGGTAAAAAATGTAAAAATAAATGTAATAGACAAAGGTGCATTAGATTGCACTATCAAAGCCAGAGTTGAATGTGCTGTACTTAGAGCTTGTGAAGCTTCTGATAAGAATATTGCTTGGGGAGGAATGATAAAATGA
- a CDS encoding aldolase/citrate lyase family protein, giving the protein MITRKKPEKFRLRRTMMFMNAQKPSLIKDAYIYGCDSIIMDLEDAVAENQKDAARFSLYHALKTIDYGDTEVIVRINGLDTPHWQEDIRCVVAAGADGIRIAKCESAEDVKLVEKYVLEAEKEFGVEEGRTLLMAALESPKGILNAYEIVTASDRMFGCAISGGDFRKSMHVQIEKGGIEMLTARGNMLLAARAAGVQCFDTMFPNVDDMEGFKEEVIQNHKMGFDGKSIISPKHIRFVHETFAPTQKEIAYAEKLINSFNEQADSGIGVYTVDGKMVDLPFFEDARRIIALAKACGVYQGNL; this is encoded by the coding sequence ATGATTACTAGAAAGAAACCTGAAAAATTTCGTTTACGTAGAACTATGATGTTTATGAATGCTCAAAAGCCTAGTTTAATAAAAGATGCCTATATATATGGTTGTGACAGTATCATAATGGACTTAGAAGATGCTGTTGCTGAAAATCAAAAAGATGCTGCTAGATTTTCTCTATATCATGCTTTAAAAACTATTGACTATGGAGATACAGAAGTTATTGTCAGAATAAATGGTTTAGATACTCCTCATTGGCAAGAAGATATTCGTTGTGTTGTAGCAGCTGGTGCTGATGGAATTCGTATAGCTAAGTGTGAAAGTGCTGAAGATGTTAAGTTAGTTGAAAAATATGTACTAGAAGCTGAAAAAGAATTTGGAGTTGAAGAAGGAAGAACTCTTTTAATGGCAGCATTAGAAAGTCCAAAAGGAATTTTAAATGCTTATGAAATTGTAACTGCTTCTGATAGAATGTTTGGCTGTGCAATTTCTGGTGGAGATTTTAGAAAATCCATGCATGTACAAATAGAAAAAGGTGGAATAGAAATGTTAACTGCAAGAGGAAATATGCTTTTAGCTGCAAGAGCAGCAGGAGTACAATGTTTTGATACAATGTTTCCAAATGTAGATGATATGGAAGGATTCAAAGAAGAAGTTATACAAAATCATAAAATGGGATTTGATGGAAAAAGTATTATAAGTCCAAAACATATTAGATTTGTACATGAAACTTTTGCTCCAACACAAAAAGAAATTGCTTATGCTGAAAAATTAATTAATTCTTTTAATGAACAAGCCGATTCAGGTATTGGAGTTTATACTGTTGATGGAAAAATGGTTGACTTACCTTTCTTTGAAGATGCTAGAAGAATTATTGCATTAGCAAAGGCTTGTGGAGTTTATCAAGGTAATTTATAA
- the citF gene encoding citrate lyase subunit alpha: MLNKVNREIPDEFLKNGKEVYQGKFYMDGKYVKKAAPTTKIFEKPVDSKLCSSIREACERCGAKDGMTISFHSELRNGDYVMSMVTKVLIEEMGLKDLTVAATSLGDAQDLIADYIEQGKIIGIQTSGIRGRIGEVVSAGKLKTPAIIRSHGGRPRAIEAGEVHIDIAFMAASTSDNQGNSKGTGGKNDFGSMGFGMHDPLYADHTVIITDTLVPYPNVPCSVDAINVDCVVVVDEIGNNKKIQTKEARMTDNPRELMMAENVANIIAATPYFKDGFSFQTGAGGPSLAATRFLENHMREKGIKMNMALGGVTNSICELMDKGLVNHIFDTQNFDLGAVKHLAENPNHHEISISQYANPANKGAFVNMLDFVVLSALEIDTNFNVNVITGSDGVLRGAPGGHPDTSAGSKCCIIVTPLTRGRMATVCENVVTITTPGDCVDILVTDYGIAVNPLRQDLVECLDKAGIKHVSIEELKNKAYSLVGTPSDLKWEDKVVAIVEARDGTILDVVRKIKPYTLD, translated from the coding sequence ATGTTAAATAAAGTAAACAGAGAAATTCCAGACGAATTTTTAAAAAATGGTAAAGAAGTTTATCAAGGTAAATTTTATATGGATGGGAAATATGTAAAAAAAGCTGCTCCTACAACTAAAATATTTGAAAAACCAGTTGACAGTAAACTTTGTTCTAGTATTCGTGAAGCTTGTGAAAGATGTGGAGCAAAAGATGGTATGACAATTTCATTTCATAGTGAACTTAGAAATGGAGACTATGTTATGTCTATGGTAACAAAAGTTCTTATTGAAGAAATGGGGTTAAAAGATTTAACTGTTGCAGCTACTTCATTGGGAGATGCACAAGATTTAATAGCTGATTATATAGAACAAGGAAAAATTATAGGAATACAAACTTCTGGTATTCGTGGAAGAATTGGTGAAGTAGTTTCTGCTGGAAAACTAAAAACTCCTGCAATAATAAGAAGCCATGGTGGTAGACCAAGAGCTATTGAAGCTGGAGAAGTTCATATAGATATAGCATTTATGGCAGCATCTACTTCTGATAATCAAGGAAATTCAAAGGGGACAGGTGGAAAAAATGATTTCGGTTCTATGGGATTCGGAATGCATGACCCATTATATGCTGACCATACAGTAATAATAACTGATACCTTAGTTCCTTATCCTAATGTTCCTTGCTCAGTGGATGCAATAAATGTAGATTGTGTTGTAGTGGTTGATGAAATAGGAAATAATAAAAAAATCCAAACAAAAGAAGCAAGAATGACTGATAATCCAAGAGAATTAATGATGGCAGAAAATGTTGCAAATATTATAGCTGCTACTCCATATTTTAAAGATGGCTTTTCATTCCAAACAGGAGCAGGTGGTCCTTCACTTGCAGCAACAAGATTTTTAGAAAATCATATGCGTGAAAAAGGAATAAAAATGAATATGGCTCTTGGAGGAGTAACAAATTCAATTTGTGAATTAATGGATAAAGGATTAGTAAATCACATCTTTGATACACAAAACTTTGATTTAGGAGCTGTAAAACATCTAGCTGAAAATCCTAATCACCATGAAATTAGTATTAGTCAATATGCTAATCCTGCAAATAAGGGTGCATTTGTTAATATGCTAGATTTCGTAGTATTAAGTGCATTAGAAATAGATACTAATTTCAATGTAAATGTTATAACAGGTTCTGATGGAGTATTAAGAGGAGCACCAGGAGGACACCCTGACACATCAGCTGGAAGTAAATGTTGTATTATAGTCACTCCTTTAACTCGTGGTCGTATGGCTACTGTTTGTGAAAATGTTGTAACTATTACTACACCAGGAGATTGTGTTGATATATTAGTAACTGACTATGGTATAGCAGTGAATCCTCTAAGACAAGATTTAGTTGAATGTCTTGATAAAGCTGGAATTAAACATGTATCTATTGAAGAATTAAAAAATAAAGCTTACTCTCTTGTAGGAACTCCTTCTGATTTAAAATGGGAAGATAAAGTTGTCGCTATTGTTGAAGCAAGAGATGGAACTATACTTGATGTTGTAAGAAAAATTAAACCTTATACTTTGGATTAA
- a CDS encoding SLC13 family permease has product MELQIISLLFLIFAIVIGFVKKINVGLVALGVALPLSMIGKIKPNVIFSGFPSKLFLTLLGTMFFFSILQENKTLEILSKKVVLLVGKRAYLVPIIIYIISYFLSAAGPGAISVQSIMVILAVSLAVEMKISIILMGALSILGAVGGTTSPIALTGIIVADLTSNMEVPQVVNSVFLGVSLANFICAIILYVFLKGYKIKIDIKATNENLKFNREQKISLVSLLFLIIVVVGFQYDVGLVSFFLSIILILLKVGDEKAAIKKIPWGVLILISGVSVLMNVTKTMGGIDLLADILSSMMNDKTAPSIIGLTAGLMSWFSSANGVVFPTLIPTVSKIVADIGGNISAIELIIAIVGGATVAGISPLSTGGSLILAAYSQETDSTEKDEQNLFAKLFITSFFVVIIITIFAFLGIFKIFS; this is encoded by the coding sequence ATGGAACTGCAAATTATATCATTACTTTTTTTAATCTTTGCAATAGTAATTGGTTTTGTAAAAAAAATAAATGTTGGATTAGTTGCCTTAGGTGTCGCCTTACCTCTTAGTATGATAGGAAAAATTAAACCTAATGTAATTTTTTCTGGTTTTCCAAGTAAGTTATTTTTGACTTTATTAGGAACTATGTTTTTCTTTTCAATTTTACAAGAAAACAAAACTTTGGAAATACTTTCTAAAAAAGTAGTTCTTTTAGTTGGAAAAAGAGCATATTTAGTTCCTATTATCATATATATAATTTCTTATTTTCTTTCAGCAGCTGGTCCAGGTGCAATATCAGTTCAATCAATTATGGTAATCTTAGCAGTTTCTCTTGCTGTTGAAATGAAAATATCTATTATCCTTATGGGAGCTTTATCAATCCTTGGGGCAGTTGGTGGAACAACTTCTCCCATAGCATTAACTGGAATTATAGTTGCTGATTTAACTTCAAATATGGAAGTTCCACAAGTTGTAAATTCTGTTTTTTTAGGAGTAAGTCTAGCTAATTTTATTTGTGCTATTATCTTATATGTATTTCTAAAAGGTTATAAAATAAAAATTGATATAAAAGCAACTAATGAAAATTTGAAATTTAACAGGGAACAAAAAATAAGTTTAGTTTCTTTATTATTTTTAATAATTGTAGTTGTTGGTTTTCAATATGATGTGGGACTTGTTTCATTTTTTCTTTCTATTATCTTAATTCTATTAAAAGTTGGAGATGAAAAAGCAGCAATAAAAAAAATTCCTTGGGGAGTTTTAATTTTAATATCAGGGGTAAGTGTTTTGATGAATGTAACAAAAACTATGGGTGGAATAGATCTTCTTGCAGATATTTTATCTTCAATGATGAATGATAAAACCGCTCCTTCTATAATTGGATTGACTGCTGGTTTGATGTCATGGTTTAGTTCAGCAAATGGTGTGGTTTTCCCTACACTTATTCCTACTGTTTCTAAAATTGTTGCTGATATTGGTGGAAATATAAGTGCTATTGAACTTATTATTGCTATTGTTGGTGGTGCAACAGTTGCTGGTATAAGTCCTTTATCTACTGGTGGAAGTTTAATTTTAGCTGCATATAGTCAAGAAACTGATTCAACTGAAAAAGACGAACAAAATCTTTTTGCAAAATTATTTATTACATCGTTTTTTGTAGTTATCATAATAACTATTTTTGCATTTTTAGGTATCTTTAAGATATTTTCTTAA
- a CDS encoding lactonase family protein, with protein MKQFAYVGCRTTKERNARGKGISSYEIDNNKWTLKEIVNCIEENPSFLCFDEKKEFLYTIHGDKSSISSYKINSNGSLDYINSVSTAGLNPVHLTVDKTNKWVFVANLQSGSISIIPRNTNGSLKTVKEIYFISGKEINTISHPHQVFLDRSGNYLLVPCQARKEGKGQISVFKINHTKGILEKVHVSFTRENAEPRHLVFSQNNKFCYCVNEKDFSITFYKFDENTGILTAEQILPTLPENYTEDGWASGIVLDPTNKFVVVSNRKHDSISSFKINEETGKLSYCDNIKTDGKQPRYIISNYITNSIWAANENSDTLTEFLLNENGYFKIIERNINTESPVCLIFK; from the coding sequence ATGAAACAATTTGCTTATGTTGGTTGTAGAACAACAAAAGAAAGAAATGCCAGAGGAAAAGGAATAAGTAGCTATGAAATAGATAATAATAAATGGACTTTAAAAGAGATTGTTAATTGCATTGAAGAAAACCCTTCTTTTTTATGTTTTGATGAAAAAAAAGAATTTTTATATACAATCCATGGGGATAAAAGCAGTATATCATCTTATAAAATAAATTCAAATGGAAGTTTGGATTATATAAATAGTGTATCAACAGCTGGACTTAATCCTGTTCATTTGACAGTAGATAAAACTAATAAGTGGGTTTTTGTAGCTAATCTTCAAAGTGGTTCAATTTCAATAATTCCTAGAAATACAAATGGAAGTTTAAAAACTGTCAAGGAAATTTATTTTATTAGTGGAAAAGAAATTAATACAATATCTCATCCTCATCAAGTTTTTTTAGATAGAAGTGGAAATTATTTGTTAGTTCCATGTCAAGCTAGAAAAGAAGGAAAAGGACAAATTTCAGTTTTTAAAATAAATCATACAAAAGGAATTTTAGAAAAAGTTCATGTTTCTTTTACAAGAGAAAATGCTGAGCCTAGACATTTAGTTTTTTCCCAAAATAACAAATTTTGCTATTGTGTAAACGAAAAAGATTTTTCAATTACATTTTATAAATTTGATGAAAATACTGGGATATTAACTGCTGAGCAAATTCTTCCCACTCTACCAGAAAATTATACTGAGGATGGCTGGGCTAGTGGAATTGTTTTAGATCCAACAAATAAATTTGTTGTTGTATCCAATAGAAAACATGATAGTATTTCTTCCTTTAAAATAAATGAGGAGACTGGGAAGTTATCCTATTGTGACAATATAAAAACAGATGGAAAGCAACCTAGATATATAATATCTAATTATATAACAAACAGTATCTGGGCAGCTAATGAAAATTCAGATACATTAACAGAATTTTTACTTAATGAAAATGGATATTTTAAAATTATAGAAAGAAATATTAATACTGAAAGTCCAGTATGTTTAATATTTAAATAA
- a CDS encoding LLM class oxidoreductase codes for MENKKVKVSALNLVPQFQGETTIEAINRVAELRLSYSFATHFAPAMCEEAQKLYTVAQQSSIRLLRDEKGLYPLVDENFEENLNLTSAEKIFLKSRMGINLMGAKETMAKTWKEIKEKFNPDEIIAVSYMLKLEQLKKSYKILKEVIENN; via the coding sequence ATGGAAAATAAAAAAGTTAAAGTTTCAGCATTAAATTTAGTTCCTCAATTTCAAGGTGAAACTACAATAGAAGCTATAAATAGAGTAGCAGAATTAAGATTATCTTATTCTTTTGCCACTCACTTTGCACCTGCTATGTGTGAAGAAGCTCAAAAATTATATACTGTTGCTCAACAAAGTTCAATTAGATTATTGAGAGATGAAAAAGGTTTGTATCCTTTGGTTGATGAAAATTTTGAGGAAAACTTAAATTTAACTTCTGCTGAAAAAATATTCCTAAAATCAAGAATGGGAATAAACTTAATGGGAGCAAAAGAAACAATGGCTAAAACTTGGAAAGAAATTAAAGAAAAATTTAATCCTGATGAAATAATTGCAGTAAGTTATATGTTAAAATTAGAACAATTAAAAAAATCATATAAGATATTAAAGGAAGTTATAGAAAACAACTAG
- a CDS encoding uracil-DNA glycosylase family protein: MNRDEKLKKLIEEIKNDEENKKYTEQGIDPLFSAPKEARIVIVGQAPGIKAQENRLYWKDKSGDKLRIWTGIDEKTFYSSNLLAIIPMDFYYPGKGKNGDLPPRKDFGDKWHNKILELLPDVELFILVGKYAQGFYLKGKLKDNLTDTVHAYKEYLPKFFPIVHPSPLNIRWLKKNPWFEEEVVPTLKEMVTKIMSR; this comes from the coding sequence ATGAATAGAGATGAAAAATTAAAAAAGCTTATTGAAGAAATAAAAAATGATGAAGAAAATAAAAAATATACAGAACAGGGAATAGATCCTCTTTTTTCTGCACCTAAAGAAGCTAGAATAGTTATAGTAGGACAAGCACCTGGAATAAAAGCTCAGGAAAATAGACTATATTGGAAAGATAAGAGTGGAGATAAGTTAAGAATTTGGACAGGAATAGATGAAAAAACTTTTTATAGTTCTAATTTACTTGCTATCATACCTATGGATTTTTATTATCCAGGAAAGGGGAAAAATGGAGATTTACCTCCAAGAAAAGATTTTGGAGATAAATGGCATAATAAAATTTTAGAATTGCTACCTGATGTTGAGCTTTTTATATTAGTTGGAAAATATGCTCAAGGATTTTATTTGAAAGGCAAGCTAAAGGATAATTTAACAGATACTGTTCATGCCTATAAGGAATATTTACCCAAATTTTTTCCAATAGTTCACCCTTCACCTTTAAACATTAGATGGTTAAAGAAAAATCCTTGGTTTGAAGAAGAAGTTGTGCCTACATTAAAAGAAATGGTAACAAAAATTATGAGCAGATAA